From the Glandiceps talaboti chromosome 10, keGlaTala1.1, whole genome shotgun sequence genome, one window contains:
- the LOC144441412 gene encoding ankyrin repeat domain-containing protein 45-like: MSAEGQNRTSEEICDAPQSAEPPRVANIVIECINRNDAERLQQCFDNEEDPYHGEVDKLLRERDEAGKAPVDLACIKGTLDVLKVLLEKGADANIRDREGKSPLDFACVLGREDIVRALLENGTEADRATARGYTSLHRASAWGKLDCIKCLVEFGADMQMKTVHGERPKETAVRYSRLDCAQYLDWAEARNALVQLVRETKETIEDPQKVLGRLSKDDKVTGLNACAEKQEWLETTEDPTIEDFVHQKKLLEEILEPIHVKLSEPPPEKPHRRGTIISL, from the exons ATGAGTGCAGAAGGTCAAAATCGGACTTCAGAAGAAATATGCGATGCTCCACAGTCTGCCGAACCACCAAGGGTAGCAAATATTGTTATAGAatgtataaatcgtaacgacgCCGAACGGCTACAGCAATGTTTTGACAACGAAGAGGATCCGTACCATGGCGAAGTTGACAAACTTTTGCGTGAACGTGATGAGGCTGGGAAGGCCCCTGTTGATTTAGCATGTATCAAAGGAACATTAGATGTTTTAAAAGTGTTGTTAGAGAAGGGGGCGGACGCAAATATTCGAGACAGGGAAGGAAAGTCACCGCTAGATTTTGCTTGTGTTCTGGGCAGAGAGGACATCGTTAGAGCACTTCTTGAAAATGGGACAGAGGCCGACAGGGCAACGGCAAGAG GATACACATCACTGCATAGAGCATCTGCCTGGGGTAAGCTGGACTGCATCAAGTGTTTAGTTGAGTTTGGAGCAGATATGCAGATGAAAACAGTTCACGGTGAAAGACCCAAGGAAACTGCTGTCAGATACAGCAGATTAGATTGTGCTCAATATTTAGACTGGGCAG AAGCAAGGAATGCTCTGGTACAACTGGTGAGAGAAACAAAAGAAACCATTGAAGATCCACAAAAAGTGCTTGGAAGATTATCAAAGGATGATAAG GTAACTGGCTTAAATGCATGTGCTGAGAAACAAGAATGGTTGGAGACTACAGAAGATCCTACAATTGAAGACTTTGTACACCAAAAGAAATTATTGGAAGAAATTCTAGAACCCATTCATGTCAAGTTGTCTGAACCAC CACCAGAAAAACCCCACCGGAG GGGAACCATTATATCTCTCTGA